The following proteins are encoded in a genomic region of Brachypodium distachyon strain Bd21 chromosome 1, Brachypodium_distachyon_v3.0, whole genome shotgun sequence:
- the LOC100830173 gene encoding serine/arginine-rich splicing factor 4 — protein MKSRAAKKPAADEDEARSKKVRSSRGGKRRRGRSSSPSGSSSGSPPRKRSKKPSSKKIVDKKSKKNKGASRRRRRSPSLSRSPSSPSSASRSRSHRSRRHSSSSSASERSVSPPPRSCSGDARKRKGRDRDKDRKRRRVRRSRSHSSSSAHSDSSRGRNRSRSKSKSRKQRARGMRDDAGRDRIAQDYDNRHASRTEKNSIEDVDRDDEVVAVALKGIDGYGKNVELEKMESPPSKGSNETGEISSPKDANETGEISSPKDANETDKVLPAGGGIPEAEEDLELILRQRALENFKKFRGAAAMPGKTDSNSTGKGVLSDIPQNTVTKISEGRCAAAPSQRQENSRGDSHSAGSPELEDFENRETPWKQETSHGDRSPRTLKDGDTSAPTQQQGSRLETIRSTSRIMSQDGRNGGSVMQRLGGTPTSSSSVKQRLGISTGVRPAQATPRIRSVVSIPIREGLDGSTSIMTPMAHENPAPVDSSSEVRHPPVETNKLEGTNGEDRNMGEASAPESSALLLTDEGKSQVATDEDKGQAVTDECKGQAGNVDKDGSQFEKRTFSRMHEGETVQVSYKVYIPTTSPRLARRKLQR, from the exons ATGAAGAGCAGAGCCGCCAAgaagcccgccgccgacgag GATGAGGCCAGGTCCAAGAAGGTCCGATCCTCGCGCGGCGGCAAGCGCCGGCGTGGCCGCTCTTCGTCCCCATCCGGCTCCAGCTCCGGTTCCCCACCCCGCAAGCGCTCCAAGAAGCCTTCCTCCAAGAAGATTGTCGacaagaagagcaagaagaacaAGGGTGCTAGTCGCAGACGCCGCCGTAGCCCGAGCCTGAGCCGCAGCCCCAGTAGCCCTTCGTCGGCGTCCAGGAGCCGATCCCACCGCAGCAGACgccatagcagcagcagcagtgcctCTGAGAGGTCAGTGAGCCCGCCGCCCAGGAGCTGCTCCGGAGATGCTAGGAAGAGAAAGGGAAGGGACAGAGACAAGGACCGGAAGAGGAGACGGGTGCGGAGATCGAGGAGCCACTCGAGCAGTTCAGCTCATAGTGACAGTAGCCGGGGCAGAaacaggagcaggagcaagaGTAAGAGCAGGAAGCAGAGGGCCCGCGGCATGAGGGATGATGCTGGTAGAGACAGGATTGCACAAGACTATGACAATCGCCATGCTTCTCGGACCGAGAAGAACTCTATCGAGGATGTTGATAGGGATGATGAAGTGGTTGCTGTTGCCTTGAAGGGGATTGATGGTTATGGGAAGAatgtggagttggagaagatggAGAGCCCACCTTCCAAAGGTTCTAATGAAACAGGTGAGATCTCATCTCCCAAGGATGCTAATGAAACGGGTGAGATCTCATCTCCCAAGGATGCTAATGAAACGGACAAGGTCTTACCTGCTGGTGGTGGAATCccagaggccgaggaggatctGGAGCTCATTCTCAGGCAGAGAGCTCTTGAGAACTTCAAGAAATTTAGGGGAGCTGCGGCAATGCCAGGCAAGACAGATAGCAATAGTACAGGGAAGGGAGTATTGTCAGATATTCCCCAGAATACtgtcacaaaaatatctgaagGAAGGTGTGCTGCTGCCCCTTCTCAGAGGCAGGAAAACAGTCGTGGAGATAGCCACTCTGCTGGGTCACCTGAATTAGAAGATTTTGAGAACCGTGAAACTCCTTGGAAGCAAGAAACGAGTCATGGGGATAGATCACCTAGAACACTCAAGGATGGTGATACTAGTGCCCCGACTCAACAGCAGGGAAGCAGGCTAGAAACGATCCGTTCAACTTCTCGTATCATGTCACAGGATGGTAGGAATGGTGGTAGTGTAATGCAAAGGCTGGGAGGCACTCCAACGAGTTCAAGTAGTGTAAAGCAAAGGTTAGGCATCAGCACAGGGGTGAGACCTGCACAAGCCACACCCAGAATTAGATCAGTTGTGAGCATACCCATCAGGGAAGGACTTGATGGCAGTACCTCTATAATGACCCCTATGGCTCATGAGAATCCTGCCCCTGTTGATAGCAGTAGTGAAGTCAGGCATCCTCCAGTTgaaactaacaagcttgaaGGAACCAATGGAGAAGATAGAAACATGGGTGAAGCTTCAGCTCCTGAGAGTTCTGCTTTGTTGTTGACTGACGAGGGCAAGAGCCAGGTTGCCACTGACGAGGACAAGGGTCAGGCTGTGACTGACGAGTGCAAGGGCCAGGCCGGGAACGTGGACAAAGATGGATCTCAGTTTGAGAAAAGGACGTTCTCCAGGATGCATGAAGGAGAGACGGTGCAG GTCAGCTACAAAGTCTACATACCCACGACAAGCCCGCGCCTTGCAAGGAGGAAGCTGCAGCGCTGA
- the LOC100830483 gene encoding phytosulfokine receptor 2, whose translation MAKCGSFPPPQLLLLFFLLVSPLPAAVEVAAAECHPDDLRALRAFAGNLTAGGATLLRAAWSSGGCCGWDGVLCSGSGGRVTALRLPGRGLAGPIQAGALAGLAHLEELDLSSNALTGPISAVLAGLGLRAADLSSNLLSGPLGPGPLLPATLSFFNASNNSISGSLSPDLCAGGAALRVLDLSANRLAGALPSSAPCAATLQDLSLAANSFTGPLPAALFSLAGLRKLSLASNGLTGQLSSRLRDLSNLTALDLSVNRFSGHLPDVFAGLAALEHLNAHSNGFSGPLPASLSSLASLRELNLRNNSLSGPIAHVNFSGMPLLASVDLATNRLNGSLPVSLADCGELRSLSLAKNSLIGELPEEYSRLGSLSVLSLSNNSLHNISGALKVLHQCRNLTTLILTKNFGGEELPNRRIRGFKNLEVLALGDCDLRGRVPEWLLQSEKLEVLDLSWNQLVGTIPSWIGFLDNLSYLDLSNNSLVGEIPKSLTQLKELVSARRSPGMALNSMPLFVKHNRSASGRQYNQLSNFPPSLILNDNGLNGTVWPDFGNLKELHVLDLSNNVISGSIPDALSRMENLEFLDLSSNNLSGQIPSSLTGLTFLSKFNVAHNHLVGLIPDGGQFLTFANSSFEGNPGLCRSTSCSLNRSAEANVDNGPQSPASLRNRKNKILGVAICMGLALAVLLTVILFNISKGEASAISDEDAEGDCHDPYYSYSKPVLFFENSAKELTVSDLIKSTNNFDEANIIGCGGFGMVYKAYLPDGTKAAVKRLSGDSGQMEREFHAEVEALSQAQHKNLVSLRGYCRYRDDRLLIYTYMENNSLDYWLHEREDGGYMLKWDSRLKIAQGSARGLAYLHKECEPSIIHRDVKSSNILLNENFEAHLADFGLARLMQPYDTHVTTELVGTLGYIPPEYSQSLIATPKGDVYSFGVVLLELLTGKRPVGVLIVKWDLVSWTLQMQSENKEEQIFDKLIWSKEHEKQLLAVLEAACRCINADPRQRPPIEQVVAWLDGISP comes from the coding sequence ATGGCGAAATGCGGCTCCtttccgccgccgcagctgctcCTCTTGTTCTTCTTGCTGGTGTCTCccttgccggcggcggtggaagtggcggcggcggagtgccACCCTGACGACCTCCGCGCGCTGCGGGCCTTCGCGGGGAACctcaccgccggcggcgccacgctcctccgcgccgcctgGTCCAGCGGCGGGTGCTGCGGATGGGACGGCGTCCtctgctccggctccggcggccgcgtcACGGCGCTGCGGCTCCCGGGCCGGGGCCTGGCGGGGCCCATCCAGGCGGGCGCCCTCGCCGGGCTCGCTCATCTTGAGGAGCTCGACCTCAGCAGCAACGCGCTCACGGGCCCAATCTCCGCCGTCCTCGCGGGCCTgggcctccgcgccgccgacctctCCTCCAACCTCCTCTCCGGCCCGCTAGGGCCCGGCCCGCTGCTCCCGGCAACCCTCTCCTTCTTCAACGCCAGCAACAACTCCATCTCCGGCTCCCTCTCCCCGGACCtctgcgccggcggcgccgccctccgGGTGCTCGACCTCTCCGCCAACCGCCTCGCCGGCGCgctcccctcctccgccccctGCGCCGCCACGCTGCAGgacctctccctcgccgccaaCTCCTTCACGGGCCCCCTCCCCGCCGCGCTCTTCTCCCTCGCCGGCCTCCGGAAGCTCTCCCTCGCCTCCAATGGCCTCACGGGCCAGCTCAGCTCGCGGCTCCGGGACCTCAGCAACCTCACCGCGCTCGATCTGTCCGTGAACCGCTTCTCCGGCCACCTCCCCGACGTCTtcgccggcctcgccgcgcTCGAGCACCTCAACGCGCACTCCAATGGCTTCTCCGGCCCGCTGCCGGCGTCGCTCTCGTCGCTGGCTTCTCTCCGGGAGCTCAACCTCCGGAACAACTCCCTCTCAGGCCCCATTGCTCATGTCAACTTCTCCGGTATGCCATTGCTCGCTTCGGTCGATCTCGCCACGAACCGCCTGAATGGATCGCTCCCGGTTAGCCTCGCCGATTGCGGCGAACTCAGGTCGCTCAGCCTTGCCAAGAACAGCTTGATCGGGGAATTGCCCGAGGAGTACAGCCGGCTGGGGTCGCTCTCCGTGCTCTCGCTGTCCAACAACAGCCTGCACAACATCTCCGGGGCGCTCAAGGTGCTGCACCAGTGCAGAAACCTCACCACTCTGATCCTCACCAAGAAtttcggcggcgaggagctgcCCAATCGTCGCATTAGAGGGTTCAAGAACCTGGAGGTGCTTGCCCTCGGTGATTGTGATCTCCGGGGAAGGGTTCCGGAATGGCTGCTTCAGAGCGAGAAGTTGGAGGTGCTTGATTTGTCCTGGAACCAGTTGGTCGGCACCATCCCGTCGTGGATCGGTTTCCTTGACAACCTGAGCTACTTGGATCTCTCAAACAATTCCTTGGTCGGCGAGATACCCAAGAGTTTGACGCAGCTGAAGGAGCTTGTCAGTGCCAGGCGTTCGCCGGGTATGGCGCTCAATAGTATGCCGTTGTTTGTGAAGCACAACAGAAGTGCGAGTGGCCGGCAGTATAACCAGCTCTCGAATTTCCCGCCGTCGTTGATCTTGAACGACAACGGTCTGAATGGGACTGTCTGGCCTGACTTTGGGAACCTGAAGGAGCTACATGTGCTGGATCTGAGCAACAATGTCATATCTGGGAGCATTCCTGATGCACTCTCCAGGATGGAAAATTTGGAGTTTCTTGACCTGTCCTCCAATAATCTCAGTGGACAGATTCCGTCTTCCCTGACAGGGCTCACCTTCTTGTCTAAATTCAATGTGGCTCACAATCACTTGGTGGGTCTTATCCCGGATGGAGGGCAGTTCCTTACCTTCGCAAACTCTAGTTTTGAGGGCAACCCTGGTTTGTGCAGGTCAACTTCTTGCAGCCTGAATCGGTCTGCGGAAGCTAATGTTGACAATGGGCCGCAATCTCCTGCAAGCTTGAGgaacaggaaaaacaaaatacttgGAGTGGCAATCTGCATGGGGTTGGCACTTGCAGTACTTTTAACTGTTATTCTGTTTAACATTTCTAAAGGGGAGGCCAGCGCTATCAGTGACGAAGATGCCGAGGGCGACTGTCATGACCCATATTATTCATACTCAAAGCCAGTGCTGTTCTTTGAGAACTCTGCAAAGGAGCTGACTGTCAGTGATCTTATCAAGTCGACAAACAACTTTGATGAGGCTAACATAATAGGGTGTGGTGGGTTTGGTATGGTGTACAAGGCCTACCTCCCTGATGGAACCAAGGCGGCGGTGAAGAGGCTATCTGGCGATTCCGGCCAGATGGAGAGGGAGTTCCATGCCGAGGTGGAAGCACTGTCGCAAGCGCAGCACAAGAATCTTGTTTCGCTGAGAGGGTACTGCCGCTACAGAGATGATAGGCTACTGATCTACACATACATGGAGAACAATAGCCTGGACTACTGGCTGCATGAGCGGGAGGATGGCGGTTACATGCTGAAATGGGATTCGAGGCTCAAAATTGCTCAGGGTTCAGCCAGGGGTCTGGCTTACTTGCACAAGGAGTGCGAGCCGAGCATCATCCACCGAGACGTGAAGTCGAGCAACATTCTTCTGAACGAGAACTTCGAAGCACACCTGGCTGATTTCGGGCTGGCAAGGCTGATGCAGCCCTATGACACTCACGTGACTACCGAACTAGTCGGCACCTTGGGATACATACCACCAGAGTACAGCCAGTCGCTGATCGCCACCCCGAAAGGCGATGTTTACAGCTTCGGCGTcgtcctgctggagctcctcacCGGTAAACGCCCCGTGGGAGTGTTGATAGTGAAGTGGGACTTGGTGTCATGGACCCTCCAGATGCAATCCGAGAACAAGGAAGAGCAGATCTTCGACAAGCTGATATGGAGCAAAGAGCATGAGAAGCAGCTGCTGGCAGTCCTCGAGGCGGCGTGCAGGTGCATCAACGCAGACCCTCGGCAGCGTCCGCCGATAGAGCAAGTCGTCGCATGGCTCGACGGCATATCACCATAA
- the LOC106865797 gene encoding uncharacterized protein LOC106865797: MRRHSVSRVINSLLWLAYLSADSVAVFVLGHLAANASGSHHLLVFWAPFLLLHLGGQDTITSFSLQDNELWRRHLLGLVTQAAVAVYVISISSWQDRRLLAATVLMFLSGCVKYAERILCLYIASPKFSKAMYWSLMGQYIHVQKGRSTLRLHDEHSDIQNRLFDQMLNVDMRLPGISTLDIVLSDTPVNRLLTADDMALIPAVLRSLKSEEERCRAYGYVSARFVRHYEGLYTKARFHFHCFGNMISLLHIKIVETHELMMRLIITFSVCLFPLLSSFITLVIFMFAEKGQLYSRVDITISYILLIGAITLEVASLSMTILSYFASTDSEASCPGLTCVAKYIHPAGLRRKHWSKMLAQYSMIRTYTSQDGMGIILSILPQWIGKHLHNNTLTRIPITKDLEKFVLDKLLDFGASKHSWNFATFRGQIALRRWPAMHAIINSADLPTSVLIWHIATEICYFGENSNTSPYESKITRVSRELSNYIMYLVFKCSVMLTDSTKLLYIETHRKICLDGHSDLGEADAIRMVFEANKGGYEPANKDNLRSSSSSSREVQLPETNMSIDLDFPVLPHACTVAKELQGIQGEVHRWDLIAAVWLEMLFYIAPRCGGAFHMQHLSTGGEFITHVLFLMGSLGPFLPPPGT, translated from the coding sequence ATGCGGAGGCACAGCGTATCCCGTGTCATCAACTCGCTTCTATGGTTGGCCTACTTGTCGGCTGACTCCGTTGCCGTTTTCGTTCTTGGCCATCTCGCAGCCAATGCAAGCGGCTCGCACCATCTTCTTGTCTTTTGGGCACCGTTCCTGCTCCTCCACCTGGGAGGTCAGGACACTATCACCTCCTTCTCTTTGCAGGACAACGAATTGTGGAGACGCCACCTGCTGGGATTGGTCACCCAAGCAGCGGTGGCCGTCTACGTCATCTCCATATCATCTTGGCAGGATAGGCGACTCCTAGCTGCCACTGtgctcatgttcctctctgGGTGCGTCAAGTACGCCGAGCGTATTCTTTGCCTCTACATTGCTAGCCCAAAATTCTCTAAAGCTATGTACTGGTCTCTTATGGGTcaatatatacatgtacaaaaGGGTAGAAGTACATTAAGGCTGCATGATGAGCACTCGGACATCCAGAACAGGCTATTTGATCAAATGCTTAATGTCGATATGAGACTTCCTGGCATTAGCACACTGGACATAGTATTGTCTGATACTCCAGTCAATCGTCTACTCACTGCTGATGATATGGCTCTCATACCTGCCGTGCTCCGATCGCTCAAGTCTGAAGAAGAACGATGCAGGGCCTACGGCTATGTCAGTGCACGGTTTGTTCGCCATTATGAAGGCCTCTACACCAAAGCTAGGTTTCATTTTCACTGCTTTGGCAATATGATCTCTCTTCTTCATATCAAGATAGTAGAAACCCACGAACTGATGATGAGACTAATTATCACCTTCTCTGTATGCTTATTCCCACTTCTTTCATCCTTCATAACCCTAGTGATCTTCATGTTTGCTGAAAAGGGCCAACTCTACAGCCGGGTTGATATCACAATCTCCTACATATTACTCATAGGGGCCATAACTCTGGAGGTGGCATCTCTTTCCATGACCATTCTTTCCTACTTTGCCTCGACTGACTCAGAAGCATCTTGTCCCGGTCTTACATGTGTTGCCAAATATATTCATCCGGCAGGCCTGCGTAGAAAACATTGGTCCAAAATGCTAGCACAGTATAGCATGATCAGAACTTACACTAGTCAAGATGGCATGGGCATCATCCTGTCGATTCTACCACAATGGATCGGCAAGCATTTACATAACAACACATTAACAAGAATTCCCATCACGAAAGATCTCGAGAAGTTTGTCCTCGACAAACTGTTAGACTTCGGAGCAAGTAAACACAGCTGGAATTTTGCTACCTTCCGTGGACAAATAGCACTGAGAAGGTGGCCGGCTATGCACGCAATCATCAACAGTGCTGATCTGCCAACAAGTGTGCTGATCTGGCACATTGCAACGGAGATATGCTACTTCGGAGAAAATAGCAACACTAGTCCTTATGAAAGTAAGATTACAAGGGTGAGCAGAGAGCTGTCAAACTATATCATGTACCTTGTCTTCAAGTGCAGTGTGATGCTTACCGACAGCACCAAGCTCCTATACATTGAAACTCATAGGAAGATTTGTCTTGATGGGCATTCAGATCTAGGTGAGGCAGATGCTATCAGGATGGTGTTTGAAGCGAACAAAGGAGGGTACGAACCAGCCAATAAAGATAATctgagaagcagcagcagcagcagcagagaagTGCAACTTCCAGAAACCAACATGAGTATTGATCTTGATTTTCCGGTGTTGCCTCACGCATGTACAGTGGCAAAAGAGTTGCAGGGCATACAGGGAGAAGTCCACCGTTGGGACCTCATTGCGGCCGTATGGCTGGAGATGCTTTTCTACATCGCGCCTCGATGCGGGGGTGCTTTCCATATGCAGCATCTCAGCACCGGTGGGGAGTTCATCACACACGTGCTCTTCCTGATGGGCTCACTCGGCCCTTTTCTACCACCCCCAGGAACTTAA
- the LOC100822156 gene encoding dirigent protein 1 has translation MASPAGVLLLAATLLLTTAAMLASAADSSTTTHLHFFLHDMVSGSNPTAVQIIKGPASTSASAFPGIAFGDTTVVDDALTETSSPSSAAVGRAQGYYMMSSQSGPVLMMCVNLLFTTGAYNGSTLAVLGRDDILETTRELPVVGGTGKFRMASGYVLWKTSNSSGPDATIELDVYVAMANGTGTIDASAPVSPIDGGGGAGGGAAGKSASGAAAAAAYGRWVSAFVVAVLVAMVGGVW, from the coding sequence ATGGCGTCTCCCGCCGGAGTCCTCCTCCTAGCGGCCACGCTGCTGctcaccaccgccgccatgctcgcctccgccgcagaCAGCAGCACGACCACCCACCTCCACTTCTTCCTCCACGACATGGTCTCCGGCAGCAACCCAACCGCCGTCCAAATCATCAAAGGCCCGGCCAGtacctccgcctccgccttcccCGGCATAGCCTTCGGCGACACGACGGTGGTCGACGACGCCCTAACGGAGACCTCAtccccttcctccgccgccgtgggCCGGGCGCAGGGCTACTACATGATGTCCTCCCAATCGGGCCCGGTCCTCATGATGTGCGTCAACCTGCTTTTCACCACGGGGGCTTACAACGGGAGCACGCTCGCCGTGCTCGGGAGAGACGACATCTTGGAGACCACCAGGGAGCTCCCTGTGGTGGGGGGAACAGGGAAGTTCAGGATGGCGTCTGGGTATGTGCTCTGGAAGACGAGCAATTCGAGCGGCCCTGATGCGACCATCGAGCTTGATGTTTATGTTGCCATGGCTAATGGGACTGGTACTATTGACGCTTCTGCGCCGGTTTCCCCCattgatggtggtggtggagctggtggtggtgcagcCGGGAAGTCGGCGtccggagcggcggcggcggcggcgtatgGCCGGTGGGTTAGTGCGTTCGTGGTTGCTGTGCTTGTGGCCATGGTTGGTGGCGTTTGGTGA
- the LOC100831097 gene encoding dirigent protein 1, producing the protein MPAVMLLLMAMIMQALAAAVDGGAMAGFEHLRMYMHDSYTGPSPSAVVVINGTGPIIPGSGGARFGMTVVMDDPLTDGPSPASSRLQLGRAQGFYVTATKADGPPAVLLSMNLLLTDGSTLAVTGRNAVLSPVRELAVVGGTGKFRMASGYVLLKTASWHGNDAVLQLDVFVRAGAAA; encoded by the coding sequence ATGCCTGCAGTAATGCTACTACTCATGGCGATGATCATGCAGGCCttagccgccgccgtggacggcggcgccatggccggctTCGAGCACCTGCGAATGTACATGCACGACAGCTACACGGGCCCGAGCCCAAGCGCCGTGGTGGTGATCAACGGCACGGGGCCCATCATCCCGGGCTCCGGCGGGGCCCGGTTCGGGATGACGGTGGTCATGGACGACCCGCTCACCGACGGCCCAAGCCCGGCTAGCTCCAGGCTCCAGCTGGGCCGCGCGCAGGGTTTCTACGTCACGGCCACCAAAGCAGACGGCCCGCCCGCGGTGCTCCTCTCCATGAACCTGTTGCTCACCGACGGGAGCACGCTGGCCGTGACGGGCCGGAACGCCGTGCTGTCGCCGGTGAGGGAGCTGGCCGTGGTCGGCGGCACCGGGAAGTTCAGGATGGCGTCCGGCTACGTGCTGCTCAAGACGGCCTCCTGGCACGGCAACGACGCCGTCCTGCAGCTCGACGTCTTCGTGCGTGCCGGTGCTGCTGCTTGA
- the LOC112269284 gene encoding dirigent protein 7-like produces the protein MATSTAAAKPHPLAAAATAIAIAIIPFTLSAFFFVAVLADDAEQILLTMYMHHMMGPPGQRSVLILKGSGPMNPSLPPEQFFGETYAFDDKLTDNKSASSRLAGHAQGTAMLSSMRRPVYLVDMVMLLVGGEYDGSTVVVEGLHDASKEERELAVVGGTGEFRLASGYVRCTTAREEKKFNVYELFVNITIPGDDSEPEPPPGMPPAPEKMIPIYNLTLAN, from the coding sequence ATGGCGACGAGCACCGCCGCTGCTAAGCCGcaccccctcgccgccgccgccaccgccatcgccatcgccATCATCCCCTTCACCCTCTctgccttcttcttcgtcgccgtcctcgccgACGACGCCGAGCAGATCCTTCTCACCATGTACATGCACCACATGATGGGGCCCCCAGGCCAGAGGTCCGTGCTCATCCTCAAGGGCTCCGGCCCCATGAACCCCTCACTCCCACCGGAGCAATTCTTCGGCGAGACCTACGCCTTCGACGACAAGCTCACTGACAACAAGAGCGCCTCGTCCCGGCTCGCCGGCCACGCCCAGGGCACGGCCATGCTGTCCTCCATGCGCCGCCCGGTCTACCTCGTCGACATGGTCATgctgctcgtcggcggcgagtaCGACGGCAGCACGGTGGTCGTGGAGGGGCTCCATGATGCCAgcaaggaggagagggagctTGCTGTTGTTGGTGGCACTGGTGAGTTCAGGCTGGCGTCTGGGTATGTGAGGTGTACCACGGCTagggaggagaagaagtttAATGTGTACGAGCTGTTTGTTAATATTACTATCCCTGGGGATGACAGCGAGCCGGAGCCACCGCCTGggatgccgccggcgccggagaagatgatCCCTATTTACAATTTGACCCTCGCTAATTAA